A window from Triticum aestivum cultivar Chinese Spring chromosome 6D, IWGSC CS RefSeq v2.1, whole genome shotgun sequence encodes these proteins:
- the LOC123145650 gene encoding 1-aminocyclopropane-1-carboxylate oxidase 1, whose product MAIPANAAVSLNFPVINMEKLETGERGAAMEVIHDACKNWGFFELLNHGISHKLMDEVERVSKAHYAACREDKFKEFAARTLEAGEKGADVKDVDWESTFFVRHLPASNLADLPDLDHHYRQVMKEFASEIEKLAEKVLDLLCENLGLEQGYLKRAFAGSRGPTFGTKVSSYPPCPRPDMVDGLRAHTDAGGVILLFQDDQVSGLQLLKDGAWVDVPPMRHAIVVNIGDQLEVITNGRYKSVMHRVLTRPDGNRMSIASFYNPGADAIIFPAPALVGAADAAERNEGEEGTAVYPRFVFEDYMNLYVRYKFEAKEPRFKAMKADAAPIATA is encoded by the exons atggCAATTCCTGCTAATGCTGCTGTCTCGTTGAACTTCCCGGTGATAAACATGGAGAAGCTTGAGACCGGGGAGAGGGGCGCGGCCATGGAGGTCATCCACGACGCCTGCAAGAACTGGGGATTCTTCGAG CTGCTGAACCATGGCATCTCGCACAAATTGATGGACGAGGTGGAGCGGGTGAGTAAGGCGCACTACGCGGCGTGCCGGgaggacaagttcaaggagttcgcCGCGCGGACGCTGGAGGCCGGCGAGAAGGGCGCCGACGTGAAGGACGTGGACTGGGAGAGCACCTTCTTCGTCCGCCACCTCCCCGCCTCCAACCTCGCCGACCTGCCCGACCTCGACCACCACTACAG GCAAGTGATGAAGGAATTCGCGTCGGAGATCGAGAAGCTGGCGGAGAAGGTGCTGGACCTGCTGTGCGAGAACCTGGGTCTGGAGCAGGGCTACCTGAAGCGGGCCTTCGCCGGGTCCAGGGGCCCGACGTTCGGCACCAAGGTCAGCAGCTACCCGCCGTGCCCGCGGCCGGACATGGTGGACGGACTCCGCGCGCACACCGACGCCGGCGGCGTCATCCTGCTGTTCCAGGACGACCAGGTGAGCGGGTTGCAGCTGCTCAAGGACGGGGCATGGGTGGACGTGCCGCCCATGCGCCACGCCATCGTCGTCAACATCGGCGACCAGCTGGAGGTGATCACCAACGGGCGGTACAAGAGCGTGATGCACCGCGTGCTCACCCGCCCCGACGGCAACCGCATGTCCATCGCCTCCTTCTACAACCCCGGCGCCGACGCCATCATATTCCCGGCCCCGGCGCTCGTGGGCGCCGCCGACGCTGCTGAGAGGAACGAGGGCGAGGAGGGCACCGCCGTGTACCCGAGGTTCGTGTTCGAGGACTACATGAACCTGTACGTGCGCTACAAGTTCGAGGCCAAGGAGCCACGGTTCAAGGCCATGAAGGCAGACGCCGCGCCCATCGCCACCGCGTGA